A stretch of Brassica rapa cultivar Chiifu-401-42 chromosome A08, CAAS_Brap_v3.01, whole genome shotgun sequence DNA encodes these proteins:
- the LOC103835280 gene encoding WD repeat-containing protein 74, translating into MPRVITNETYGCPPIRALTFDSLGLIKVTEARGKERGTPTVVNTWGEMNASRSVLASSMDDRPSNPLLAVARKDGNVEVLNPCNGDLHFAYPLFGDDGCSPEDEEVSGLHLFRKQKDDQAERSCTLLTCTKKGDVSLRTVQFPDASGDSTDDAAPKTWKACGSGEVLFGKVDGSENFGLFGGKRVEVNIWDLEQCTKIWSAKSPPKDNLGIFTPTWFTCAAFLSNEDHRKFATGTKSHQVRLYDVSAQRRPVLSFDFHETAITAITEDPDGHTIYVGNASADLAAFDIRTGKLLGNFLGKCSGSIRSVVRHPHHPVIASCGLDRYLRVYDVKTRQLISAVFLKQHLTGLVFDSGFSGEEIAVANTVVEAETEEKMTILEDDEEEGEDKTEEAPVKKKKSKKEKRSRDKVSEKGEEIDEVRSKKTRDHKKKTKKVKPTQED; encoded by the exons ATGCCTCGAGTCATCACCAACGAGACCTACGGTTGCCCTCCGATCCGAGCTTTGACCTTTGACTCTCTCGGCTTAATCAAAG TGACTGAAGCTCGAGGCAAAGAGAGAGGAACTCCAACTGTAGTCAACACATGGGGCGAGATGAACGCTTCCAGAAGCGTTCTCGCCTCTTCCATGGATGATAGGCCAAGTAACCCG CTTTTGGCTGTGGCTAGAAAAGATGGCAAC GTTGAGGTTCTTAATCCTTGTAATGGTGATCTTCACTTTGCATACCCTTTATTTGGTGATGATGGTTGTTCACCTGAGGATGAAGAAGTCTCTGGCTTGCACTTattcagaaaacaaaaagatgatCAGGCAGAAAG ATCTTGCACATTGCTTACATGCACTAAGAAGGGAGATGTGAGCCTCAGAACAGTTCAGTTTCCCGATGCAAGTGGTGATTCTACAGATGACGCTGCTCCCAAGACTTGGAAAGCATGTGGTTCTGGTGAAGTGTTGTTTGGTAAAGTGGATGGGAGCGAGAACTTCGGCTTGTTTGGAGG GAAACGTGTTGAAGTCAATATATGGGATCTTGAACAATGTACTAAGATCTGGAGCGCCAAATCA CCTCCTAAAGACAATCTTGGGATCTTCACGCCAACCTGGTTCACTTGTGCTGCGTTCTTGAGCAACGAAGATCATCGTAAATTTGCCACGGGAACCAAGTCTCACCAG GTTCGTCTTTATGATGTTTCTGCTCAACGCAGACCCGTCCTGTCCTTTGATTTCCATGAGACCGCTATTACAGCCATCACTGAAGATCCAGATGGTCATACTATCTATGTTGGGAATGCTTCTGCTGATCTCGCTGCCTTTGATATTCGAACAG GAAAGCTGTTGGGAAACTTTTTAGGGAAGTGTTCTGGAAGCATAAGATCTGTTGTTAGACATCCACATCATCCAGTGATAGCTTCTTGTG GGCTGGACAGATATTTACGGGTCTATGACGTGAAGACACGCCAGCTCATCTCTGCG GTTTTCTTGAAGCAGCATCTTACAGGTCTTGTATTCGACTCAGGGTTTAGTGGAGAAG AGATAGCTGTAGCAAACACAGTTGTCGAGGCTGAAACAGAGGAGAAGATGACGATCTTGGAAGATGATGAGGAAGAGGGTGAAGATAAAACAGAGGAGGCTCCTGTGAAGAAAAAGAAGTCAAAGAAAGAGAAACGCAGTAGAGATAAAGTCTCAGAGAAGGGTGAAGAGATAGACGAGGTGAGAAGCAAGAAGACGCGAGATCACAAGAAGAAAACGAAGAAAGTAAAGCCCACTCAAGAAGACTag
- the LOC103835282 gene encoding protein GRAVITROPIC IN THE LIGHT 1 → METLKKNPSVRRKGKLARTFQKVCSLRTTSTKVSSNNGIGICMLKSHNNPNFEDDDDDDGDSVFDLKSTSSRSSRSGELKVRERRRAVFEAVVAKIFASTTSIKAAYAELQMAQRPYDNAAIQAADTAVVEELKALSELKRSFLRKELNISPQVAIMLAEIQEQQSLMRTYEITIKKLESESAEKQSRIDSLKTSLEEVSAVNKSNEKKLTASGSISPLDNVAFSNLNLSGYVQILGFTLRSVRSFVKSMVKEMESASWDLDAAASAAIRNATTVFSRPSHRCFAFESFVCCKMMENFESPDFSLPNVDEKPSRERFFNLRSVDPVQYLTRNPGSSFARFVLHKYLSVVHAKMECSFFGNLNQRKLVNSGGFPDSGFFATFCEMAKRIWLLHCLAFCISENVTVFQIKKGCRFSQVYMEGVKSGDESLFSSDDNADIRVGFTVVPGFKIGDNVIQSQVYLSPVNGFPPPGTS, encoded by the coding sequence ATGGAAACACTGAAGAAGAATCCATCCGtaagaagaaaaggaaagctAGCGAGAACATTCCAGAAGGTATGCAGCCTCAGAACAACGTCGACGAAGGTCTCCTCCAACAACGGAATCGGAATCTGTATGCTGAAGTCACACAATAACCCAAACTtcgaagacgacgacgacgacgacggagacTCCGTCTTCGATCTGAAGAGCACTTCGAGCCGCAGCAGCAGGAGCGGGGAGCTCAAGGTGCGGGAGCGGCGGAGAGCCGTCTTCGAAGCGGTGGTCGCGAAGATCTTCGCCAGCACGACTTCGATCAAAGCCGCGTACGCCGAGCTCCAGATGGCGCAGCGCCCTTACGACAACGCCGCGATACAGGCCGCGGACACGGCGGTGGTGGAGGAGCTGAAGGCGTTGTCGGAGCTGAAACGGAGTTTTCTGAGGAAGGAGCTGAACATCTCCCCGCAGGTGGCGATCATGCTCGCCGAGATCCAGGAGCAGCAGAGCTTGATGAGGACGTACGAGATCACGATCAAGAAGTTAGAATCGGAATCCGCCGAGAAGCAGTCGAGGATCGACTCGCTGAAGACGAGCCTCGAGGAGGTCTCGGCGGTTAACAAATCGAATGAGAAGAAGCTAACGGCGAGCGGTTCAATCTCTCCGTTAGATAACGTCGCGTTCTCGAATTTGAATTTGAGCGGTTACGTTCAGATTCTAGGGTTTACGTTGAGATCGGTGAGAAGCTTCGTTAAGTCTATGGTGAAGGAGATGGAGTCGGCGAGCTGGGATCTCGACGCAGCCGCCTCCGCCGCGATCCGAAACGCTACCACCGTCTTCTCTCGCCCCAGCCACCGTTGCTTCGCGTTTGAATCCTTCGTTTGTTGTAAAATGATGGAGAATTTCGAATCTCCGGACTTCTCGTTACCTAACGTCGACGAGAAACCGAGCCGTGAGCGTTTTTTCAACTTGAGATCCGTCGACCCGGTTCAGTACTTGACCCGGAACCCGGGTTCGTCCTTTGCGAGGTTCGTGCTTCATAAGTACTTGAGCGTTGTACACGCGAAGATGGAGTGTTCGTTCTTTGGGAACTTGAACCAGAGGAAGCTGGTTAACTCGGGCGGGTTTCCGGATTCGGGTTTCTTCGCTACGTTCTGCGAGATGGCTAAACGGATCTGGCTGCTGCACTGCTTGGCATTTTGTATCAGCGAAAACGTCACGGTGTTTCAGATTAAAAAAGGCTGTAGATTCTCTCAGGTGTACATGGAAGGCGTGAAATCAGGGGACGAGTCTCTTTTCTCCTCCGATGATAATGCAGATATCCGGGTCGGGTTCACGGTTGTTCCCGGGTTTAAAATCGGAGATAACGTGATACAGAGCCAGGTTTACTTATCTCCGGTGAATGGTTTTCCTCCGCCGGGTACTTCATAA
- the LOC103835283 gene encoding precursor of CEP14: MAVRILTIWLFIVFAITVVVSPLPVSSRKLLEMKKQENLTVREEEKNHMPHVTKTTTLTALPKGKIQNSTPSKKGYAVISNVKHRSRHLSTVYRLLQSVPSPGVGH; this comes from the coding sequence ATGGCCGTTCGTATATTGACCATCTGGCTTTTCATAGTCTTCGCCATCACCGTCGTGGTCTCGCCGTTGCCAGTTTCTTCAAGAAAGCTGTTGGAGATGAAGAAACAAGAGAACTTGACcgtgagagaggaagagaagaatCACATGCCTCACGTGACCAAAACCACAACCCTAACTGCTCTGCCAAAGGGAAAAATCCAAAACTCGACGCCGAGCAAAAAGGGTTACGCCGTCATCTCCAACGTAAAGCACCGATCTCGACATCTCTCCACCGTTTACCGGCTTCTTCAGTCCGTTCCCAGTCCCGGCGTTGGCCATTGA
- the LOC103835284 gene encoding probable WRKY transcription factor 65, producing MKRGLDMARSYNDHESSQETGPESPNSPTFNAVISSHSPKRSRRSMEKRVVNVPMKEIEGSRHKGDTTPPSDSWAWRKYGQKPIKGSPYPRGYYRCSSTKGCPARKQVERSRDDPTMIIITYTSEHNHPWPLASSSRHGPKPKPEPKPEPELEVPEEVELEEDGNSKLMVMGREIETTPSCIVDEFAWFSEMETTSSTILESPIFSSEKKTAVSAAADDVGVFFPMGEEDESLFADLGELPECSVVFRHRSSVVGSQVEIF from the exons atGAAGCGAGGTCTAGATATGGCAAGAAGCTACAATGATCACGAAAGCAGTCAAGAAACCGGACCCGAATCACCAAACTCTCCAACCTTCAACGCAGTCATCTCTTCTCATTCACCTAAGCGAAG TAGGAGATCCATGGAGAAGAGAGTAGTGAACGTACCGATGAAAGAAATAGAAGGATCTCGGCACAAAGGCGACACAACTCCACCGTCAGATTCATGGGCCTGGCGTAAGTACGGCCAAAAGCCCATTAAGGGATCTCCTTACCCTAGAGGTTATTACCGTTGTAGTAGCACAAAAGGTTGTCCGGCAAGGAAGCAAGTCGAGAGAAGCAGAGACGATCCAACTATGATTATCATCACTTACACCTCTGAGCATAACCATCCTTGGCCTCTCGCTTCTTCTTCTAGACACGGACCCAAACCAAAACCCGAGCCCAAACCCGAACCCGAACTAGAAGTACCCGAGGAGGTAGAGCTGGAAGAGGATGGTAATAGTAAGCTTATGGTTATGGGGAGGGAGATCGAAACGACGCCGTCTTGCATCGTCGACGAGTTTGCTTGGTTTAGTGAGATGGAGACTACTTCTTCCACGATTCTTGAGAGTCCCATTTTCTCATCGGAGAAAAAGACGGCTGTCTCGGCGGCGGCGGATGACGTGGGGGTGTTTTTCCCGATGGGTGAGGAGGATGAGTCTTTGTTCGCCGATCTTGGAGAGTTACCGGAGTGTTCGGTGGTGTTCCGTCACCGGAGTAGCGTAGTTGGGTCACAGGTTGAGATCTTTTGA